A part of Ascochyta rabiei chromosome 3, complete sequence genomic DNA contains:
- a CDS encoding Kexin: MRLLDIFTLLSAVTLAAAGGHHLPKRNYATHDYYAIHISPSTSPSDLAAHLGLTLEGPFGSLDDHYVFRAPKHDNDVVDDARQELKRRRRKREAGPEYHPLDSIRFTQKQKLKARHWKRSVIPPRANVNDAINSQREVAKSLSIQDPIFAEQWHLFNVKTPGNDINVTDVWMQGITGKDVTACVVDDGLDYDSGDLKDNFFAEGSHDFNDHEDLPTPKLSDDRHGTRCAGEIAAGKNNVCGVGLAYDAKVSGVRILSGQITDLDEALAINYEMQKNDIYSCSWGPPDDGKTMQAPGILIEKAMVTAVQQGRGGKGSIYVFAAGNGAASDDNCNFDGYTNSIYSITVGAIDMNNKHPYYSEACSAQLVVTYSSGGGDAIHTTDVGANTCTSQHGGTSAAGPIGVGVYALLLQARPDLTWRDVQWLTVLTAVPFDEPSDWAKTTLGRMYSHQFGYGKLDAWAIVDKAKDWKLVKPQAWFWSPWMHVKKPIPEGEAGLASVFEVTADMLKKANFERVEHITLTMNVEHERRGDLSVELISPAGMSSHLSTARRDDEDTYGYVDWTFMSVAHWGEAGVGNWTVIVKDTKPDNQKTGTFTDWKLRLWGESIDSSKAKLLPIPSEHDDDGHDKIDDHPAHTTSVKLPSGTPSVTANPSDHPDRPVNQKPTGNDGAQASSTASTAPTASTAPTASTASTATTVTAETPAATATASASGEKEEEKEKLLPSIFPTFGVSRRTQMWIYGSLSLIIVFVAGLGAYLYVARRKQQKLSRDAYEFEVLDDAEDREETGMLSGALAKKKGRARRGGELYDAFAGESDEDLLSDGDGDGGDEGPYRDQEQRYNEKYGRREDDDDDDEGSEVSGSSAGRRKE, from the coding sequence ATGCGCCTTCTCGACATCTTCACTCTGCTGTCGGCGGTGACGCTGGCCGCAGCGGGAGGCCACCACCTGCCCAAGCGCAACTACGCCACCCACGACTACTACGCCATCCACATCTCTCCCTCCACATCGCCCTCGGACCTCGCGGCGCATCTCGGCCTGACGCTCGAAGGCCCCTTTGGCTCCCTCGACGACCACTACGTCTTCAGGGCGCCCAAACACGACAACGACGTTGTCGACGACGCCAGGCAGGAGCTGAAGCGCAGACGGCGGAAGAGGGAGGCCGGCCCAGAGTACCACCCACTCGACAGCATACGCTTCACCCAGAAGCAGAAGCTCAAGGCCAGGCACTGGAAGCGCAGTGTCATACCTCCGCGCGCAAACGTCAACGATGCCATCAACTCACAGAGGGAGGTCGCCAAGTCGCTCAGCATCCAAGATCCCATCTTTGCCGAGCAGTGGCACCTCTTCAACGTCAAGACGCCCGGCAACGACATCAACGTGACCGACGTGTGGATGCAGGGCATCACCGGCAAGGACGTCACCGCATGCGTCGTCGACGACGGTCTCGACTACGACAGCGGCGACCTGAAGGACAACTTCTTCGCCGAGGGCTCGCACGACTTCAACGACCACGAAGATCTACCTACGCCCAAGCTCTCCGACGACAGACACGGCACACGCTGCGCTGGCGAAATCGCCGCCGGCAAGAACAACGTCTGCGGTGTGGGACTGGCCTATGACGCAAAAGTCTCCGGCGTGCGCATTCTCTCCGGACAGATCACCGATCTGGACGAAGCGCTGGCCATCAACTACGAGATGCAGAAGAATGACATCTACTCGTGCTCGTGGGGTCCCCCAGACGATGGCAAGACCATGCAAGCCCCGGGTATCCTGATTGAAAAGGCCATGGTGACCGCCGTGCAACAAGGACGGGGCGGCAAGGGCTCCATCTACGTCTTCGCCGCCGGCAACGGTGCTGCGAGCGATGACAACTGTAATTTCGACGGCTACACCAACAGCATCTACAGCATCACGGTGGGTGCCATCGACATGAACAACAAACACCCATACTACTCCGAGGCTTGCTCCGCACAGCTGGTCGTGACGTACAGCAGCGGAGGCGGTGATGCAATCCACACCACAGATGTCGGTGCCAACACGTGCACAAGTCAGCACGGAGGCACATCGGCTGCAGGCCCCATTGGTGTTGGCGTGTACGCTCTGCTGCTCCAAGCTCGTCCTGATCTCACGTGGCGTGATGTACAGTGGCTCACCGTCCTGACAGCTGTGCCTTTTGACGAGCCGAGCGACTGGGCCAAGACGACTCTCGGACGCATGTACAGCCACCAGTTTGGATACGGCAAACTCGACGCATGGGCCATTGTGGACAAGGCAAAGGACTGGAAGCTCGTCAAGCCCCAAGCCTGGTTCTGGTCTCCTTGGATGCACGTCAAGAAGCCTATCCCGGAAGGCGAAGCAGGGCTGGCAAGTGTGTTCGAGGTGACTGCGGACATGCTGAAGAAAGCCAATTTTGAGCGAGTCGAACACATTACGCTTACCATGAATGTCGAACACGAGCGCCGTGGCGACCTGAGTGTCGAGCTGATTTCCCCTGCCGGCATGAGTTCCCACCTCTCTACCGCGCGCCGAGACGACGAAGACACGTACGGCTACGTAGACTGGACCTTCATGTCGGTAGCGCACTGGGGCGAAGCCGGGGTGGGCAACTGGACCGTCATTGTCAAGGACACCAAGCCCGACAACCAGAAAACCGGCACGTTCACCGACTGGAAGCTGCGTCTCTGGGGCGAATCCATCGACTCGTCCAAAGCCAAACTTCTCCCCATTCCCAGCGAGCACGACGACGATGGCCACGACAAGATCGACGACCACCCTGCACACACGACGTCGGTCAAGCTGCCTAGCGGTACACCGAGCGTGACGGCGAATCCGTCTGATCACCCCGACCGCCCTGTCAACCAGAAGCCGACAGGGAACGACGGGGCCCAGGCAAGCTCGACGGCCTCGACAGCCCCGACGGCCTCGACAGCCCCGACAGCATCGACGGCCTCGACAGCCACGACGGTCACGGCAGAAACGCCAGCAGCTACTGCGACAGCGTCAGCAAGCggcgagaaggaggaggagaaggagaagcttTTGCCGTCCATCTTCCCCACGTTTGGGGTGTCGCGGCGGACGCAGATGTGGATCTACGGGTCGCTCTCGCTCATCATCGTGTTCGTTGCAGGGCTGGGCGCGTACTTGTACGTTGCGCGACGCAAGCAGCAAAAGCTGTCGCGCGACGCGTACGAGTTTGAGGTGCTGGACGATGCCGAGGACCGCGAGGAGACGGGCATGTTGTCTGGGGCGttggcgaagaagaagggccGGGCGAGGCGGGGAGGCGAGCTGTACGATGCATTtgcaggcgagtcggacgaGGACCTGCTGagcgatggcgatggcgatggcggtGATGAAGGACCGTATCGCGACCAGGAGCAGCGGTACAACGAGAAGTACGGCAGGAgggaggacgacgacgacgacgacgaggggAGCGAGGTGAGCGGAAGCTCGGCCGGCAGGAGGAAGGAGTAG